The following are from one region of the Methylophilus sp. DW102 genome:
- the gltX gene encoding glutamate--tRNA ligase, which translates to MQAVKTRFAPSPTGYLHIGGARTALFSWAYAKRHGGKFILRIEDTDVARSTPEAVQAILDGMAWLQLDHDEGPFYQMQRMETYKKMIQQMLDAGHAYYCYCSKEELDALRESQMQQGLKPRYDGRWRPEPGKVLPEPPKDVPPVVRFKNPTEGVVAWEDMVKGRIEIANAELDDLIIARADGTPTYNFCVVVDDWEMGVTQVIRGDDHVNNTPRQINMLKALGAQVPQYAHLSMILGDDGQKLSKRHGAVSVMQYHEDGYLREAVLNYLARLGWSHGDDEVFSMAQFCEWFDLDHITPSAAQFNTEKLNWLNAHYIKTLPLERIADEVKPRLTALGVTETQSPDLLAVLNLYRERANNLNQLAREIAFFYQMPEINVADKTKHVLPETAGYIELFLEKTQDSDWTADMLHDALNQVVTEQQIKFPKLAMPLRVALIGIAQSPSIDQVMSILGKEACLQRIRALFSKK; encoded by the coding sequence ATGCAAGCTGTTAAAACCCGTTTTGCCCCCAGTCCTACCGGTTATCTGCATATTGGCGGTGCACGTACCGCCTTGTTCTCATGGGCGTATGCCAAGCGCCATGGCGGCAAGTTTATTTTGCGTATTGAAGATACGGATGTTGCACGCTCCACGCCGGAAGCCGTGCAGGCCATTCTGGATGGCATGGCCTGGTTGCAACTGGATCATGACGAAGGTCCGTTTTACCAGATGCAGCGCATGGAGACTTACAAAAAAATGATCCAGCAGATGCTGGATGCTGGCCATGCTTATTATTGCTATTGCAGCAAAGAAGAGCTGGATGCCTTGCGTGAAAGCCAGATGCAGCAGGGATTGAAGCCGCGCTACGATGGCCGCTGGCGGCCTGAGCCCGGTAAAGTGTTGCCTGAGCCGCCTAAGGATGTGCCACCGGTCGTGCGTTTCAAGAACCCGACCGAAGGCGTGGTGGCCTGGGAGGATATGGTCAAGGGTCGCATTGAGATTGCCAATGCCGAGCTGGATGACCTGATTATTGCGCGGGCTGACGGTACGCCAACCTATAACTTCTGTGTGGTGGTGGACGACTGGGAAATGGGCGTCACGCAGGTGATTCGCGGTGATGACCATGTCAACAACACTCCGCGCCAGATCAATATGCTCAAGGCACTGGGTGCACAGGTGCCGCAGTATGCGCACTTGTCCATGATTTTGGGCGATGATGGTCAGAAGCTGTCCAAGCGCCATGGTGCCGTGAGCGTCATGCAATACCATGAAGACGGTTATTTGCGTGAGGCGGTACTCAACTACCTGGCGCGCCTGGGCTGGTCGCATGGCGATGATGAAGTGTTCAGCATGGCGCAGTTCTGTGAGTGGTTTGATCTGGACCATATCACGCCGTCCGCCGCACAGTTCAATACTGAAAAACTCAACTGGCTCAATGCGCATTACATTAAAACCTTGCCTTTGGAGCGGATTGCTGATGAAGTCAAACCCCGTTTGACTGCATTAGGCGTCACAGAAACACAGTCGCCAGATTTGCTGGCAGTATTGAATTTATACCGTGAGCGTGCCAATAACCTCAATCAACTGGCCAGGGAAATTGCCTTCTTCTACCAGATGCCTGAGATCAATGTGGCGGATAAAACCAAACATGTGTTGCCGGAAACCGCCGGCTATATCGAACTTTTTTTAGAAAAAACTCAAGATTCTGACTGGACTGCCGATATGCTTCACGATGCGCTAAATCAGGTGGTCACTGAGCAGCAGATCAAGTTCCCCAAGCTGGCGATGCCTTTGCGGGTAGCTTTGATTGGCATAGCACAGTCGCCCAGCATTGATCAGGTGATGTCAATTCTGGGTAAAGAGGCATGTCTGCAGCGCATCCGCGCTTTATTTTCAAAAAAGTAA
- the rimO gene encoding 30S ribosomal protein S12 methylthiotransferase RimO, with the protein MQSSPKVGFVSLGCPKAGSDSERILTQLRAEGYEISNSYEQSDLVVVNTCGFIDSAVQESLDAIGEALNKNGKVIVTGCLGAKKDVVTDAHPSVLAVTGPHALEEVMGHVHTHLPKPHDPYTDLVPPQGIRLTPKHYAYLKISEGCNHRCSFCIIPSMRGDLVSRPIGDVLNEAESLVNAGVSEILVISQDTSAYGVDMKFRKGFWNGRPVRTHMTELSKALGELGVWVRLHYVYPYPHVDDVIPLMAEGAILPYLDVPFQHASPAVLKAMKRPASSENNLARIKAWREICPEIAIRSTFIVGFPGETEDDFKMLLDFMEEAQLDRVGCFAYSAVDGATANHLPNPVAEEIKQERLSRFMEVQERISAAKVAAKIGSLQTVLVDELTEDDDGNIIGIARTKADAPEIDGIVYLQDADGLNPGDFVDVQIIDAQGHDLIGAPPEF; encoded by the coding sequence ATGCAAAGTTCACCTAAAGTTGGTTTCGTCTCATTGGGTTGCCCCAAGGCAGGCTCCGATTCCGAGCGTATCCTGACCCAGTTGCGGGCCGAAGGCTATGAAATCAGCAACAGTTACGAGCAGTCTGACCTGGTGGTGGTGAATACCTGTGGTTTTATTGACTCTGCGGTGCAAGAGTCGCTGGATGCGATTGGCGAGGCGCTCAACAAAAACGGCAAGGTGATTGTGACAGGTTGCCTGGGTGCGAAAAAAGACGTGGTTACGGACGCACACCCCAGCGTGTTGGCCGTGACTGGCCCGCATGCCCTGGAAGAGGTGATGGGGCATGTACATACACACCTGCCCAAACCGCACGATCCCTACACCGACCTGGTGCCGCCGCAAGGCATCCGTCTCACGCCCAAGCACTATGCTTACCTTAAAATTTCAGAAGGTTGTAACCACCGTTGCAGCTTCTGCATTATCCCCAGCATGCGCGGCGATTTGGTCAGCCGTCCGATTGGTGACGTGCTCAATGAGGCTGAGAGCTTGGTGAATGCTGGTGTCTCCGAAATTTTGGTCATTTCGCAGGATACCTCTGCCTATGGCGTGGACATGAAATTCCGCAAAGGCTTCTGGAACGGCAGGCCAGTTAGAACGCACATGACCGAACTCAGTAAAGCCTTGGGCGAGCTGGGCGTTTGGGTGCGCTTGCACTATGTGTATCCCTATCCACATGTTGATGACGTGATCCCATTGATGGCCGAAGGGGCGATTTTGCCGTACCTGGATGTGCCGTTCCAACATGCCAGCCCGGCGGTGCTCAAAGCCATGAAGCGTCCGGCCAGCAGTGAAAACAACCTGGCCCGGATCAAGGCCTGGCGTGAGATTTGCCCGGAAATCGCTATCCGAAGCACCTTTATTGTCGGCTTCCCCGGCGAGACTGAAGATGACTTTAAAATGCTGCTCGACTTTATGGAAGAAGCGCAGCTGGACCGCGTCGGCTGCTTTGCCTATTCGGCCGTGGATGGGGCTACGGCCAACCATTTGCCTAATCCGGTGGCTGAAGAAATCAAACAGGAGCGCCTGAGCCGCTTTATGGAAGTGCAAGAGCGCATCAGTGCCGCCAAGGTGGCGGCTAAAATCGGCAGCCTGCAAACCGTGCTAGTGGATGAACTCACTGAAGATGACGATGGAAACATCATCGGTATTGCCCGTACCAAGGCAGATGCGCCCGAAATTGATGGCATTGTTTATCTGCAAGATGCAGATGGCTTGAACCCGGGTGATTTTGTGGATGTACAGATTATCGATGCGCAAGGCCATGATTTGATCGGGGCGCCACCGGAGTTTTAG
- a CDS encoding ZIP family metal transporter — protein MFALTPLLTDISPFTGMMLACLLGGVLSVCVAALFALNAQKHWVPLLVSYAIGALLAAVFLEILPHAIESSPNIEAMTGTMLFGVLLFFTLEKLVLWRHCHGEHCEIHAMHDEAHCPELHPGQPVTKKPQGAIKFRLPAAQPSQMIGHPHLHGHAHGHDGGRSGLMIMVGDTFHNFVDGILICAAFMVDMQVGVVTALAIIAHEIPQEVGDFLILLHSGYSKQKAFLFNIGSSLATVLGGIIAYFALHAVQHWVPYILSLAAASMLYVAVADLIPGLHKRTALRDTMNQLLLIVLGVASVALTKWLVEG, from the coding sequence ATGTTTGCTTTGACCCCTTTGTTGACTGATATTTCGCCTTTTACCGGCATGATGCTGGCCTGTTTGCTAGGGGGCGTGCTCAGTGTGTGTGTCGCAGCCCTGTTTGCGCTCAATGCTCAAAAGCATTGGGTGCCTTTGCTGGTGAGTTATGCGATTGGCGCCTTGCTGGCCGCGGTGTTTCTTGAGATTTTGCCGCACGCGATTGAAAGCAGCCCCAATATCGAGGCGATGACCGGTACCATGCTGTTTGGTGTGCTACTGTTTTTTACGCTGGAAAAACTGGTGCTGTGGCGGCATTGTCATGGCGAGCACTGTGAAATACATGCCATGCATGACGAGGCCCATTGCCCCGAGTTACATCCAGGCCAGCCTGTTACCAAAAAGCCGCAAGGCGCAATCAAGTTCAGATTGCCCGCGGCGCAGCCTAGCCAGATGATAGGGCATCCTCATTTACATGGTCACGCGCACGGCCATGATGGTGGCCGCAGTGGTTTGATGATCATGGTAGGCGATACCTTTCACAATTTTGTTGATGGCATCCTGATCTGCGCGGCATTTATGGTGGATATGCAGGTGGGCGTAGTGACTGCACTGGCGATTATCGCTCATGAGATTCCGCAGGAAGTCGGCGACTTCCTGATTTTGTTACATTCCGGTTACAGTAAACAAAAAGCCTTTTTGTTCAATATCGGCTCCAGTCTGGCCACCGTGCTTGGCGGTATCATTGCGTATTTTGCGCTGCATGCGGTGCAGCACTGGGTGCCCTATATCTTGAGTCTTGCCGCAGCCAGCATGCTCTATGTGGCGGTGGCGGATCTGATTCCAGGCTTGCACAAGCGTACGGCATTGCGCGATACCATGAATCAGTTATTGTTAATTGTGTTGGGGGTGGCTTCAGTTGCCCTGACCAAATGGTTGGTAGAAGGTTAA
- a CDS encoding HAD hydrolase-like protein, whose translation MKKHLIFDLDGTLIDSAPSILHCFELAFRSTNTPLRMALGNEVIGPPLMETLKRLSGSEDAAVLNTLAAAFKQHYDSTGYQQSVVFDGVPAMLQQLKAEGYTLYIATNKRFDPTEKIMVYLGWQDFFAGVYALDYFSPALKSKAQMIGRVVAEHDLKIQDCLYIGDRLEDGQSAEANLMDFVLVTWGYAGDVALRQPHWQCCDAVPDLPALVAGLCVDSAL comes from the coding sequence ATGAAAAAACATCTGATTTTTGACCTCGATGGCACGCTCATCGATTCCGCACCCAGTATTCTGCATTGTTTTGAGTTGGCTTTCCGCTCGACCAATACACCACTCAGGATGGCGTTGGGCAATGAGGTGATTGGCCCGCCGCTCATGGAGACGCTTAAACGGCTGTCTGGCAGCGAGGATGCGGCTGTGTTGAATACTTTGGCCGCAGCTTTCAAGCAGCATTATGACAGCACGGGTTATCAGCAGTCTGTGGTGTTTGATGGTGTTCCGGCCATGCTGCAGCAACTCAAGGCAGAGGGCTATACGCTGTATATTGCGACCAATAAACGCTTTGATCCGACTGAAAAAATCATGGTCTATCTGGGCTGGCAGGACTTTTTTGCGGGCGTCTATGCACTGGATTATTTCAGCCCGGCATTGAAGTCTAAAGCGCAGATGATAGGGCGCGTGGTCGCCGAGCATGATTTAAAAATCCAGGATTGCCTGTATATCGGCGACCGTCTTGAAGATGGCCAGTCGGCCGAGGCCAACCTGATGGACTTCGTGCTGGTGACCTGGGGCTATGCCGGCGATGTGGCCTTGCGTCAACCGCATTGGCAGTGCTGCGACGCTGTGCCTGACTTGCCTGCCCTGGTGGCCGGGCTATGCGTGGATAGTGCCTTATGA
- the pgeF gene encoding peptidoglycan editing factor PgeF: MADLPVILPDWPAPACVKALQTTRLGGVSQGSYASLNLGDHVKDLPQHVAANRQLLSPYLPSEPVWLNQVHGVRVIDAALSSCLESADASFSTRKQVVCVTMTADCLPVLLCDQAGSVVAAVHAGWRSLCDGVIEATVKAMPVEPARLMAWLGPAIGPQAFEVGSEVRAQFMAQDAQAEHAFQAHGEKWLGDLYSIARQRLSRLGVTQVYGGGRCTYREAETFFSFRRDGDTGRMASLIWLE; encoded by the coding sequence ATGGCTGATTTGCCTGTTATTTTGCCTGATTGGCCCGCGCCTGCTTGCGTGAAGGCCTTGCAAACCACGCGTCTTGGCGGTGTTAGTCAGGGCAGCTATGCCAGCCTGAACCTGGGGGATCATGTTAAGGACTTGCCTCAGCATGTGGCGGCCAACAGACAATTACTGAGTCCCTATTTGCCGAGTGAGCCGGTGTGGCTTAACCAGGTGCATGGAGTGCGCGTAATTGATGCGGCGTTATCTTCATGTCTGGAAAGTGCGGATGCCAGTTTTAGCACCCGCAAACAGGTGGTCTGCGTCACCATGACCGCCGATTGCCTGCCAGTATTACTCTGTGATCAGGCGGGGAGTGTGGTGGCGGCTGTGCATGCTGGCTGGCGCAGTTTGTGTGACGGGGTGATAGAAGCGACGGTAAAAGCCATGCCGGTTGAGCCCGCCAGGCTCATGGCCTGGTTAGGTCCGGCCATTGGCCCGCAAGCGTTTGAAGTGGGGAGTGAAGTGCGCGCGCAATTTATGGCGCAAGATGCGCAGGCAGAACATGCATTTCAGGCGCATGGCGAAAAATGGCTGGGAGACTTGTATTCGATTGCGCGTCAACGGCTTTCCAGGCTGGGGGTGACACAGGTCTATGGTGGTGGACGCTGTACTTATCGTGAAGCAGAGACGTTTTTCAGCTTTAGGCGTGATGGCGATACCGGGCGTATGGCCAGCTTAATTTGGCTGGAGTAG
- the rluD gene encoding 23S rRNA pseudouridine(1911/1915/1917) synthase RluD has product MLFENMKESTSLQLVVPSNLGGQRLDLALQQMLPDHSRSRLQAWIKEGLVLLDGKAPTAKTKVWGGERLVVTPPKNAQDNAFEPEDIALDVVYEDDALIIINKPAGLVVHPAAGNWSGTLLNALLFHWPALKEVPRAGIVHRLDKDTSGLLVVAKTLEAQTSLVRQLQARTVKREYRAIVWGQLWRNGKVDQPIGRHPHHRTKMAVVRRGKPAITHYEILERFGTNTYLRCNLETGRTHQIRVHLQHLKAPMVGDPLYGIGNIIPHKMMTPELREVIGNFKRQALHAIKLGLIHPVTNAPMEWQIELADDMRELLDAMRTTDLPDEPLAPVDFNVDENGLFIGEDDEDWGDEDFDEDLDAELDEDAWDEEGEEDEA; this is encoded by the coding sequence ATGCTGTTTGAAAATATGAAAGAAAGCACCTCCTTACAGCTGGTCGTCCCCAGCAACCTTGGCGGGCAGCGCCTGGACCTGGCCTTGCAGCAGATGTTGCCAGACCATTCTCGCAGCCGCCTGCAGGCCTGGATAAAAGAAGGTCTGGTCTTGCTCGATGGTAAGGCGCCCACGGCCAAAACCAAGGTGTGGGGGGGCGAGCGACTGGTGGTGACTCCCCCTAAAAATGCGCAGGACAATGCGTTTGAGCCAGAAGACATTGCACTGGATGTTGTATACGAAGACGATGCACTGATCATTATTAACAAGCCTGCTGGTCTGGTAGTGCATCCGGCGGCCGGCAACTGGAGCGGCACCTTGCTCAATGCCTTGCTGTTTCACTGGCCAGCGCTCAAAGAGGTGCCACGTGCCGGTATTGTGCATCGGCTGGACAAGGATACCAGCGGTTTGCTGGTGGTTGCGAAAACGCTGGAAGCACAGACCAGCCTGGTGCGTCAATTGCAGGCGCGCACGGTTAAACGTGAGTACCGGGCCATCGTCTGGGGCCAGTTGTGGCGTAATGGTAAGGTGGATCAGCCGATAGGGCGCCATCCGCACCACAGAACCAAAATGGCGGTGGTGCGACGAGGTAAACCCGCCATCACGCACTACGAGATCCTTGAGCGGTTTGGTACCAATACCTATTTGCGCTGCAATCTCGAAACCGGCCGTACCCACCAGATCCGCGTGCATTTGCAGCATCTGAAAGCGCCTATGGTCGGTGATCCGCTGTATGGCATAGGCAATATTATTCCGCACAAGATGATGACGCCGGAATTGCGTGAGGTCATCGGCAATTTCAAGCGTCAGGCCTTGCATGCGATCAAGCTCGGCTTGATTCACCCGGTGACGAATGCGCCCATGGAATGGCAGATTGAGCTTGCTGATGACATGCGTGAACTGCTGGACGCTATGCGCACGACCGACTTGCCCGATGAGCCGCTGGCGCCTGTCGATTTCAATGTGGATGAAAACGGCTTGTTCATTGGTGAAGATGACGAAGACTGGGGCGATGAAGATTTTGACGAAGATCTCGATGCTGAGCTGGATGAGGATGCCTGGGATGAAGAAGGCGAAGAGGACGAGGCATAA
- a CDS encoding outer membrane protein assembly factor BamD, translated as MLRILPLNTLFTRAFILIGALALSACAIFGNPNPPDETKGWSEQRLYATGQEKMVDRNYDKAIEYFQKLEARYPHGAYATQSQLEVAYAYYKKSEPILCLSAIDRFIKLHPNHPNLDYAYYLKGLATFNERGVIEKYTKQEINDRDPKTLRISFNAFKELVERFPTSRYKNDATQRMIYLVNTLALHEMHVARYYMQRKAYVAALNRARYVLETYPNSSAIEDALVMEISAYDAMDMTDLKNEALRVLKTNYPDNPMIAGKVQEEEKVWWKFWESLY; from the coding sequence ATGCTTCGCATTTTACCGCTTAACACCCTGTTCACGCGTGCTTTTATTTTGATTGGCGCGCTGGCCTTGAGTGCCTGTGCCATTTTCGGCAATCCGAATCCCCCTGACGAAACCAAAGGCTGGAGCGAACAACGCCTTTATGCCACGGGCCAGGAAAAAATGGTTGACCGTAACTATGACAAGGCGATTGAGTACTTCCAGAAGCTGGAGGCACGTTATCCGCATGGTGCGTATGCGACACAGTCCCAACTCGAAGTTGCTTATGCCTACTACAAAAAATCAGAACCGATTCTTTGCCTGTCTGCGATAGACCGCTTTATCAAGCTCCACCCTAATCACCCCAACCTCGATTACGCCTACTATCTCAAGGGTCTGGCCACCTTTAACGAGCGCGGTGTGATTGAAAAATATACCAAGCAAGAAATTAACGACCGCGATCCCAAAACTCTGCGTATTTCGTTTAACGCCTTTAAAGAACTGGTTGAGCGCTTCCCTACCAGCCGCTATAAAAACGACGCCACCCAGCGCATGATTTACCTGGTCAATACACTGGCACTGCACGAAATGCATGTCGCGCGTTATTACATGCAACGCAAAGCCTACGTCGCCGCACTCAACCGTGCTCGCTATGTGCTTGAGACCTATCCCAATTCCAGCGCCATCGAAGATGCGCTGGTCATGGAGATCAGTGCTTACGATGCCATGGACATGACAGACCTGAAAAATGAAGCGCTGCGTGTTTTAAAAACCAACTATCCTGATAATCCTATGATTGCCGGTAAGGTTCAGGAAGAGGAAAAAGTCTGGTGGAAATTCTGGGAAAGCTTGTATTAA
- a CDS encoding PQQ-dependent sugar dehydrogenase translates to MHYSLKSASRASRVSLIHFFFVLLLSGWLGQVQADDATVPKLLLSGSDAAQADKEAKQEPETPKIVSVFGTQALKEYKLPFEDQYPTGPFERLDKKLLLFISKCGEVYFVRQNETMELVKPGKPLAKFIPGEETSADESSSKSLVYCRELSGVKDSLLVGKTLYVAYTAWDQANNGVRLAVSEFEVDVENSEVSFNREIYISRPAMKEPILGHQVGGKLALGENERTLYLSIGDFSKPDRVQDKTTSVGKVIRIDLQRLNAEVYASGFRSPSGGLYFDRDSNELWLTDHGPRGGDEINLIKRGKNYGWPIVSYGTIYERDGMSGYYGNKFNSHEGYEKPAMTFVPSIGIGPLVKYPATGRNDFWDHDLFVAGMGNTTLYRVRKEGTTLVYAEPVLSGYRIRAIQIDQNGTFYLKTDHNQLLISEQEPPESK, encoded by the coding sequence TTGCATTATTCACTCAAAAGCGCGAGCCGTGCCTCGCGCGTATCTTTGATTCATTTTTTCTTTGTTTTGCTGTTGTCCGGGTGGTTGGGCCAGGTGCAGGCAGACGATGCGACAGTGCCCAAGTTATTGCTCTCTGGCAGTGATGCTGCCCAAGCAGATAAAGAGGCAAAGCAGGAGCCGGAGACACCAAAGATTGTGTCCGTGTTTGGGACGCAAGCCCTCAAAGAGTATAAATTACCGTTTGAGGATCAGTACCCGACGGGCCCGTTTGAGCGCCTGGATAAAAAACTATTACTGTTTATCAGCAAGTGTGGCGAGGTTTATTTTGTTCGCCAGAATGAAACCATGGAGCTGGTGAAGCCGGGCAAGCCGCTGGCGAAGTTTATTCCGGGTGAAGAAACTTCTGCCGATGAAAGTAGCAGTAAATCGCTGGTGTATTGCCGTGAACTGTCAGGTGTCAAGGATTCATTACTGGTGGGTAAGACCCTGTATGTGGCTTATACCGCCTGGGATCAGGCCAATAACGGCGTACGACTGGCTGTCAGCGAATTTGAGGTCGACGTAGAGAACAGCGAAGTCAGTTTTAACCGCGAAATTTATATTAGCCGGCCGGCGATGAAAGAGCCGATACTCGGACATCAGGTGGGTGGCAAACTGGCGCTGGGCGAAAACGAGCGGACCTTGTACCTGAGCATAGGCGATTTTTCCAAACCGGACCGTGTGCAGGACAAGACCACCTCGGTTGGCAAAGTGATTCGTATAGACTTGCAGCGCTTGAATGCAGAGGTGTATGCCAGTGGTTTCCGCTCCCCCTCTGGCGGCTTGTATTTTGACCGCGACAGCAATGAGTTATGGTTGACGGATCATGGCCCCAGGGGCGGCGACGAAATCAACCTGATCAAACGTGGCAAAAATTATGGCTGGCCGATTGTCAGTTATGGCACTATTTACGAGCGCGACGGTATGAGTGGCTATTATGGCAACAAGTTTAATAGCCACGAAGGCTACGAAAAACCGGCCATGACGTTTGTGCCTTCCATCGGCATCGGCCCGCTAGTGAAGTATCCGGCCACTGGCCGCAATGATTTTTGGGACCATGATTTGTTTGTGGCTGGCATGGGTAATACTACGCTGTATCGCGTGCGCAAAGAGGGCACGACTCTGGTGTATGCCGAACCTGTGTTAAGTGGTTACCGGATTCGTGCCATCCAAATTGACCAGAATGGGACGTTTTATCTTAAAACGGACCATAATCAATTACTGATTTCCGAGCAGGAGCCGCCTGAGTCCAAATAG
- a CDS encoding EamA family transporter, with translation MTGDWFFWAALSACFAALTAIFAKVGIQGIDSDFATLIRTVLITLVLAPFVWLAGKWSNPLSLPGRAWLFLSLSALATGASWLCYFRALQLGDASKVAPVDKFSLVLVALFACLFLGERLSLREWLGLALVAAGVLLLALKR, from the coding sequence ATGACGGGGGATTGGTTTTTCTGGGCGGCGCTGTCGGCCTGTTTTGCCGCCTTAACGGCAATTTTTGCCAAGGTCGGTATTCAGGGCATAGACTCAGACTTTGCAACATTGATTCGTACCGTGCTGATTACGCTGGTGCTGGCGCCCTTTGTCTGGCTAGCAGGTAAGTGGAGTAATCCCTTGAGCTTGCCGGGACGTGCCTGGCTGTTTTTGAGCTTGTCAGCGCTGGCGACGGGCGCTTCCTGGCTGTGTTACTTCCGTGCCCTGCAATTGGGTGATGCGTCGAAAGTGGCACCGGTGGATAAATTCAGTCTGGTGCTGGTTGCACTATTTGCCTGTCTGTTTTTGGGTGAGCGCTTGTCTTTGCGCGAGTGGTTGGGCTTGGCACTGGTTGCCGCAGGCGTGTTGCTGCTAGCCCTGAAGCGTTAG
- a CDS encoding VOC family protein: protein MSTLQVTEIKAFVPSKDFALSKQFYLDLGFKMASEGGGVAYFHFEHVSFLLQDFCAENLAENFMMHLLVPDVDAWWQQIEQTGIVQKYGIKLWPIQLQPWGMRDFCLTDPSGVLWRIGQNVD from the coding sequence ATGTCAACTCTCCAGGTCACTGAAATCAAGGCGTTTGTGCCTAGCAAAGACTTTGCGTTATCCAAGCAGTTTTATCTTGATTTAGGCTTCAAGATGGCCTCGGAGGGTGGCGGGGTGGCTTATTTCCACTTTGAGCATGTGAGTTTTTTGTTGCAGGATTTTTGTGCAGAAAATCTGGCAGAAAACTTTATGATGCATTTGCTGGTCCCGGATGTGGATGCCTGGTGGCAGCAGATTGAGCAAACGGGCATTGTGCAAAAATATGGCATCAAGCTCTGGCCGATACAGTTGCAGCCATGGGGGATGCGCGATTTTTGTCTGACAGATCCTTCTGGCGTGCTGTGGCGCATTGGCCAGAATGTGGATTAG
- a CDS encoding integron integrase yields MENTPEVKPAPKLFPLIVERLRLKNYSNRTEEAYIQWIKRFILFHDKRHPRDMGTAEIEAFLNHLAVEKKVAASTQSQAKSALLFLYDEVLERNLPKLENLTKLPAKKDLPVVLSKQEIQAVLSGLEGMMWLMVSLLYGSGLRVMECLRLRVADIDFDRQEILVRDPQGYKNRTTLLPGTLVHPLKTHLASIEVLHAEDLSKGLGEVWMPEGLAKRYPNAGKDWQWQYVFPSSRLSVAQQSGGVYRHHADEKPIQRAVKNVAKQLGIKKTVTPNTLRHSFATHLLEGGHDLQTVQRLLGHANEANTKVYAQLVNTGGRSVASPLDVIKPIV; encoded by the coding sequence ATGGAAAACACACCTGAGGTAAAACCAGCACCAAAGTTGTTTCCTTTAATCGTAGAGCGATTGCGTTTAAAAAATTACAGCAACCGCACCGAAGAAGCTTATATACAGTGGATTAAACGCTTTATTTTGTTTCATGACAAGCGCCACCCCAGAGACATGGGCACGGCTGAAATTGAGGCGTTTTTGAACCATCTGGCGGTAGAGAAAAAGGTGGCGGCTAGCACTCAAAGTCAGGCGAAAAGCGCCCTGCTGTTTTTGTATGATGAGGTGTTGGAGCGGAATCTCCCAAAACTTGAAAACTTGACCAAGTTACCGGCAAAGAAAGACTTGCCTGTGGTATTGAGCAAGCAGGAGATACAGGCCGTACTTTCTGGGTTAGAGGGGATGATGTGGTTGATGGTGAGCTTGTTATACGGTAGTGGCTTGCGGGTGATGGAGTGCTTGCGCTTGCGGGTGGCGGATATTGATTTTGATCGGCAGGAAATTTTGGTGCGCGACCCGCAAGGTTATAAAAACCGTACGACATTATTACCAGGAACGTTGGTGCATCCTTTAAAAACACATTTGGCGTCTATTGAGGTATTACATGCCGAGGATTTGAGTAAAGGTTTAGGGGAAGTCTGGATGCCTGAGGGATTGGCTAAACGCTACCCCAATGCAGGTAAGGATTGGCAGTGGCAATATGTGTTTCCCTCAAGCCGTTTATCGGTTGCGCAGCAATCAGGCGGAGTTTACCGCCACCATGCGGATGAAAAACCAATACAGCGGGCGGTGAAAAATGTGGCCAAGCAATTAGGCATTAAAAAAACCGTGACGCCGAATACACTGAGGCACAGCTTTGCCACACACTTGCTGGAAGGTGGCCATGACTTGCAGACCGTGCAGCGCTTGTTGGGTCATGCCAATGAGGCAAACACTAAAGTCTATGCGCAACTGGTCAACACTGGCGGACGGAGCGTGGCCAGTCCACTTGATGTGATCAAACCAATTGTGTAA